A window of Candidatus Bathyanammoxibius amoris genomic DNA:
AGGCATGGCGCTCTTCCGCATGGGCCGGTACGAAGAGGCCGTCAAGACGTTCGCAAAGGCCTCCGAACTGAACCCGAAGGACTACGGCCCGCTTACCAACAAGGGCCTGGCGCTGGTAAGGCTGGGCCGGTACGAAGAGGCACTGAAGGCATACGACAGGGCACTCGAACTGCTGCCGACCTCATATGAGACCTGGTATAATAAAGGTTTCCTGTCCGTCGAACTGAAAAGGTATGAAGATGCCTGTAAGGCCTTTTCAAAGGCCGTAGAGATAAGGCCGGATTACCTGAAGGCATGGACCAGTATGGGTGACGTACTGACGCACATGGGCAGACAGAAGGAGGCCGGAACGGCCTACCAAAAGGCCGCCGGACTTAAACCGGACACGCCAGAGGCCTGGGTCAGCCAGGGCAGCGCCCTGACACACCTCGACAGGCACGAGGAGGCCCTGAAGTCCTTCAATAAGGCCGCCGCCATGTCATCAAACATATATGAGGCCTGGCTCGGCAAGGCAAACGCCCTGATAAGACTCAACAGGTTTAAAGAGTCCCTCGGCGCCTTTAATCAGGCCGCTAAACTCAGGCCGGACGCGTATGAGGTATGGTACAATACCGCTACCGTCTACATGCGCCTTACAAGATACCAGGACGCACTCAAGGCGTTCGACAGGGCCGTCCAGATAAACCCCGCCTCCAGCGAGGCCTGGTACAACAAGGCACTAATACTCGGCGAGGCCATGAGCCGCCCGGCCGATGCGTTGATGGCCGTCCAGAGGGCCACCGCACTGGAGACTAAAGAGACCCCGTCGGCCCGGAGCTGGGACTACCAGGGTCTTATACTCAGCGACCTGGAACGTTATGACGACGCCCTGCAGGCATTCAAGAAGGCCCTTGAGATTGACCCCGGTTTCTTCTCCGCATGGCACAACATGGGTATGACGCTTGACCAGGCAGGGAGGCCCGCGGAGGCCGTTGACGCCTACAAAAAATCCCTGAGTATAAACCCAGACTTTGCCGTCGCCTGGTATAACATGGCATCCGCCCAGGCCGAACTCAAGGACAAGCGCGGCGCACTCGAATCCCTGAGGCGCGCGGTGGAATTAAACCCTCAGATAAAGGACTGGGCGGGCAGCAACCCGGACTTCCAGCCCTTCCTGAGCGACCCGGACTTTGTGATGGTCTTGAGGCAGTAATTATAGCGCATTGAGGCACACCCGGACAAACGCCGTTCTCTGGCGCAACTTCGGGGCTAAGCCCCTCGCAACGACAAAAGAAACCAACGGACTACTACAAGCCTCCGGATGTTGCAGGACTTGTGCAGACATGCCCGGTCGCTAACAGACCTTTATGGCGTTGGATTTGATTATAAAAAAATACGTCTGTCCCTTGCTTATCCCAAGTTCTTTAAGTGACTCAAGGGTTATCTCGACAATGACGCGCTCTCCCAGATTCACGTACAAAACGGCCTTGTTACCCGCCACGGATATGTCTTCCACTACTCCCTTCAGAATATTGCGCGCGCTCAGGCCCACCGGCCTCTCACGGCTTACGATTATGTCCTGGGCACGCACTATCGCCGAGACATTGGAGCCGGGCTCAGGCCCGCCCATAGGCACCACAAGTTTTTGCCTTCCCAGCTCAAGCTCCGTCACACCGCGCCCGGTGTTATGTGAAAGCACCTTGAGGGTGAGTACGTTCTCAAGCCCCTCGGATTCTATTATGGGAAATACGTCCGGGTAGTGAAAGAGGCTTGTTGCGCCGCCGGTGGCCAGTACCCTGCCGTTCTTTACCACTATCACCTCATCGGCAAGGTTCATGATCTCAGCGAGGGCGTGGGTAACATAGAGTATTGGGACACGAAACTCTTCCTTCACCCGTTTAAGATAGCCCAGGAACCGGCTCTTCAGACCCCAGTCCAGGGCAGACACCGGCTCGTCGAATATAAGGAGCTGAGGGTTTGAAAGGAGCGCTCTGGCGACGGCCGCCCTCTGCTGCTCTCCGCCCGATAACTGGCCTGGTTTTTTACCAAGAAGGTCTTTTATATCAAGGACGTCTATGACCGCCTGCGGCACTATACGGTGCCCTGTCTCATCCTCCTGGCGAAAGCCGTAGTAGATATTCTTTTCCACCGTAAGATGGGGGAAAAGCAGCCCCTCCTGGAACACGTAACCCATGCCGCGACGCTCGGGGGGTAGGTTTATATGGTTCGCGCTGGAGTACAGCAGTTTGCCGTCAATTGATATCTCTCCGTCTGAGGGTTCTATTACCCCGGTGACACAGTTAAGTATTGTAGTCTTGCCGCTCCCCGAGGGCCCAAAGATGGCGGTCAGGGTTTTTTTCTCTATGGTAAACGCAACGTCCAGGTGGAACGTGCCAACCTGTCTTCTTATATCTACTTTGAGTTTCATTTATGATAGTTTCATTATGACGCTGTGTTACATATATATTAAGGAAAGGCCTCAGTGGGTGGTGCGCTTGGAGATGTTTTGGGCAAGAAACAGGGCGAAAAACGCGAGTACGGTGGCGATTAATACCAGTCTTATACCCTTTTCGTCGTGACCCGTCTGGACGTAATTGAACACGGCCAGCGGGATGGTTTGTGTCTTTCCGGGGATATTCCCCGCTACCATGATGGTGGCCCCGAACTCCCCCAGACTACGCGTAAACGCGAGGATTGAGCCGGCTATCACGCCCCTTATTGCGAGCGGCAGTGTGACCGTATAGAACACCCTCCAGGGGCCTGCGCCAAGTGTCCGGGCGGCGTTCTCCAGCCTGGGGTCAACCTCTTCCATGGCAACCCGTACAACCCTTACCAGCAGCGGAAAGGCTATAAGCGCACTGGCCAGCACCGCCGCATACCATGTAAAGGGCAGCTCTATGCCGAACTCCCCGTAAAGGGTCCGCCCGACAAGTCCCGTCCTGCTTATCAGGATAAGCAGGAAAAACCCGCTCACCACGGGCGCGAGTGCCAGAGGCAGACTGACAAGGGTATCAATAACGGACTTGCCCCTGATACGGGATTTGGCCAACACCCAGCTTATAAATATACCGGGGGGAAGGATAAGAAGCGTGCTGCACACTGCGACCTTCATGGAGATATATATGGCGGATAGCTCTTCTTGTGATAACACGGTCTAGCTCCCTTCTGCTGCCTTGAAGCCGTATGATTCAAAGGTCTCTATTGCCTCTGCGGAGGAGATAAAATCCATGAACTCCCCTGCCATGGCCCCTGCCCCCGTGTCTTTCAATATGACCGCGGGGTAGATTATCCTTGTGTGGCTGTCTTCCGGGAATTCATATGCCACTTCTACTTCATCACTTATCAAGGCATCGGTTTTGTAGACGATGCCGGCTCCGGCCGCCTGGCGTTCTACGTATGCAAGCACGGTCCTCACGTCCAAGGCGGGTACTATCTTCGGATGCAGGTCTTCCCAGAGTCCCAGATTTTCCAGGGCCTCCTTTGCGTAGGCCCCCGCCGGTACAGAGCCCGGCTCGCCGATGGCTATCTTCCCGACCTCTCTTCGCACCAGGTCTCCGGGTTGCTCAATCTTCACTCCACCGCCTCTGGATACAATGACAACCAGGGTGTTGGTCAGGAGGTCCTTTCTTGTGTCAAGCAGTACAAAGCCCTCAAGCTCAAGGGCGTCCGCCTGAGTGGCGCTGGCGGATATGAATATGTCCGCCGGGGCACCTTTTAGTATCTGGCGGTAAAGGGTACCCGAACCCCCGAAACTCAAAAAGACCTTACTGCCGCCGCCCTTCTCTTCCTCAAACCTGTCCTTAATCTCTTTCATGGCGTCCGTCAGGCTCGCCGCGACAAACACCAGTATCTCGTCAGAAGATTCCTCCCCCGCGTACACGACTACCGGGAAAGAAATGACAAGAAACAGCAAAAGAAGAATAAGTGGCCATCGTTCCCGCATTTTCAAGTCACCGGACTCCCATTCAGGCGACACAAAGGCGTTATATCATTATAGACATAATAAGCCGGAGCTTCCCGTCTGTCAAGTTCTTTCAGTCCTTGAATACAGCCTTGTATTCTCTTTCCACGCTGGCCTTGACGCGCGCCTTGTACCTGTTGTAACGGTTGAGGAGTTTCCTGGCGTCCTTTGTGAGCCTTGCGCCACCCCCTCTCCTTCCGCCGATGCTGGTCTTGAGCAGCGTTACACCCAATCGCTTTTCCGTGGCCTTTATCTTTCCCCATGCCGCGCGGTATGACATGCCCAGTTTCTTGGCGGCCGCGTTCAGCGAACCCAGCTCATCAACCGCTTCCAGCAGGATTTTCCGGCCCTCCGCGAACACAACTCCCCCTTCTTTCTCTATCCACACCTTGAACCGGGGAGTCATCTTTTTGGGCATCTGGCCACGTCCTCTTCTTTTCACAAATACTTCTTCTTATTGATAAGCAAATAAATGCGGTAAGGGTAAAACGTTAATTGACTTATAAACTCTACTGCGCTAATATTAGCATTTTATCAGGCACAATAACAGAGATGAAATGGCACAAAGACCCCCATCTTCGATACCGCCGAGGAGGAGACCACAGGAGCCGGCAAAGCCTGCAGCCGACGGCAGTCCTCATGAGAATAAGAGGGCAAAATCGACCTCCCTGCTCATCTACCTCATCATAATCTGCTTCTTCGGCAACCTTATACCCTACATAATAACCACCTCTGTGAACTGTGCGGTTGCGAGGAGTTACATACGACAGGAGGCGATTGACCACCTTATATCCGTAAGGGACATAAAGAAGCGTGAACTGGAAAACTACTTCTTCGAAAGAAGGGGTGACGCGTACCAGCTGTGTACGAACATACTTTTCAAGTGGGCGATAACCTCATACGTAGACGCGTACCGAAGGGGAGGCATGGCGGGCGGCGAAACGGCCGGTCTTAAAGGGCAGAGGTATAAAGAGGTGGACGAGCGATACCACAGGATACTGAGCGGTTTTGCTGACGCGTACCAATACTACGATGTCCTCATCGTGGACGTTGACGGCAACGTCGTGGCCAGCGCGAAAAAAAACCCAGAGATTGGAGCAAACCTCCTCAAGGATGAAAAATACCGTGACACTACACTGGCGAAGGCCTTTGACAGAGGCAAGATGGGGCTGACCGTAACCGATATGGAGTGGTACGACGGCTATAACGGGCCGGCCCAGTTCGTCGCCGCGCCGATAATTAAGGAGTCCGAAGACGCCCCCCTGCTGGGCGTACTTATATTATTCATGGACGGCACACAGATAAACGACATAATGCAGCAGAGGCCGGGTCTTAAGGAATCGGGCGAGACCTATCTTGTCGGCCAGGATTTTCTGATGCGTTCCGACTCGCGCTTTACCACTAATGCCTCTGAGATACTTAAACTGGAGGTTGACACAAATCCTTCACGAAAAGCAATAAATGAAGGGGTAACAGATTACGGCATCTACCGAGACTACCGTGGCGTGAAGGTGATAAGCGCCTTTACACCCATACAGATATCGCCCGAGGTCCGGTGGGCGCTTGTGGCAGAGATAGACAAGGCCGAGGCGCTGAGCATGGAAGGGGCTATGATTTCTCGCGTTGTATGGATGACGTTTGCCATGATTCCGATCTGGGTCCTGATTATCTTTTTATTCTACAGGATAATGAAGCAGGAATTTCTTACCGAGGAGTAGACGAGATAATCAGTCCGGCCTGACAAAACGAGACGCAAACAACGATTAAATGATGACGTAATTCATTAAGCTCTGCGGGGACACCGGTTATTTAACGACAGGGTAGCCCTTTTCCTTCCACGCGATTATACCGCCTTCAAGGTTGAACACGTGTGTATAGCCCATATCCATCAGAACCCTGGCTGCCTGCAGGCTGCGCCCACCGACGGCGCAGTAGGTGAGGACGGGTTTGTCAGGGCTGTTTAACCTGGTTTGGGCCTCGTCTTTCAGCCTGCCCAGGGGTATGAGCACGGCGCCCGGTATGTGCATCTCCTTATATTCCGCAGGCTGTCTTACGTCCAGGATGACGTCAAACCTGCCTTCGGCCACCCCCTCTGCGGCATCCTCGGGAGAGATCCCAGCCACCTCCTCATTGTCATTGTCGCTTGCAAACAACACTCCAAGTAGCATTGTTTCACCCGCTTCGCCCGCCTCTTCGCCCGCTATGAACGGGAGTATGCCAAAAAAAAACACACTGCATATTATTAAAACCAATCCACAATCCATGACCAGCCTTCTGTCCATCACATTCTCCTGAAAACCGTGACTGGATTTGCTCTCGGAATTGTGATAATACGTTCGCCATTAGTCATTGTTCTTTGATTACCCCTTAAAGAATTTACTGGTCGGGGCGGGCAGATTTGAACTGCCGACCTCCTGCTCCCAAGGCATATACGGGTATTGATATTAAAGGACTTACGATTTACCATTGACTATTCTATGTCCAGGCTTATTCTTTCTACGGCCTCTCTCAGGTCCTTGTCGTAGGTGTGAGTGTACTTTGACGTCATAACAGAGGACCGATGCCCCATCAACGTCTGCTGCTTCTTCTCATGTACGTCCACACTACCTAACAGGCTTGAGAACGTATACCGCAGGGCATGTAGGTCAAGTCCCTCCCCGGGAATCCCGGCATTTTTGAGACATACCCGGAAGGCCCTCAACAGATTATTCTTGAGGGGTGTGCCCCTCTCCGTGGTAAACACAGAGTCCTCCGGCGCCTTACCCTTCAGGAGCGGCCTGAGCCCCCTCTGGAGCGTCCGGTGGAGGTGTATGACCCTGACGCCCGCGTCGGTCTTGGAAGCTCGTACAGCAAGAGTGCACGCTTTCCTATCTATATCTCTGACCTGTAGTCTGACCAATTCCATTTTCCGAAGCCCTGTCAGGATAAACGTGAGCCATACAATGCGCCATTTATCGGAGTGCTCAAGCAACAGGGGTATTTCCTCCGGTGTAAGAGGCCTCCGGGGTTTTTTCTTCTCCTTGACCTTTGCCACACCTGCCAGTGGATTGAACGGTATGAGATTGGTCTCCACGCCGTAGGACAGCATCCGTTTGAGGAGCTCGAGGGTTTTGTTCAGAGTGCGGCCTGAGATGCCGTTCTGTTGCCGTTCGTTAAAGTATTCGTTTAGCCGGTGCCGTATCTGGTGCAAAGGTACATTGCCGCCAATATACCCCATCGCTTGATTTACCAGGGTTTCGTAGGTTTGAAAGGTTCGGGGATCCACTCTGGGCCGGACCTCTTCAAAAAATTTCTCCTTGAGCTCTGAGAGTGGATAGTTATCCGGCGCGATCCCGAATCTTGAGAGGTCGGCCTTCTTGAGTATGTCCTCACGTATGCGCCTGGCTATATCCCGATTCTTAGAGAGCTTTTTGCGGACCCTCGTACCGTTGATGTAGTCGTCCATGTACCAGGATAGGGCAATTTTACGGAGCGGCATTACTCCGCCTCGGTAAGGGCTTTCAATTTGTTGAATATTTTTTCATAGAATTTTAGGTACTCTTCCTCTTGAGTTTCCTCTCCTAGATCAATTTTTGTCCTTAACGCCTGTGCTATCTGTGCCGTAGCCAACTCATGCAATTTTATTTTGTTGTCTAGATTTATCTCTGTCATAACAGTTTCCTTTCTCGTTTAAATTACTTTGACCAAATCCCCCGCCGGGCTTTTTTGGCCTCGAGCTCGAGCTGTTTAAAATACTCTTTGTACCGCACGTTGGGCTTGACCGTCATTACCCGCGCCAGACCTTGCTTTACCAGCAGGGCATTAACAAACAAATCATCTACATAGACGTAGGCCAATAGGCGTCCGTATCTATCGTGCCGGTC
This region includes:
- a CDS encoding tetratricopeptide repeat protein encodes the protein MSRSNRACILIFSFFLIMLVPLSPQAAVAVEEEDFVHLLSQAVQSIKQGRYDDALKAFDKALEIKPEDCKVWAHKAQLLDQMRRYKEAAEAYGRATGINPNYYEAWINAGLALVRVQEDHEKQVERAIECYDRAIEIKPRSYQAYLNKGNALTRLRRYEEALNVYDKAIEVDPKHHAAYTDKGLLLGDMGRNQEAIDTLERAIWIKPDSYFTWQNIGMALFRMGRYEEAVKTFAKASELNPKDYGPLTNKGLALVRLGRYEEALKAYDRALELLPTSYETWYNKGFLSVELKRYEDACKAFSKAVEIRPDYLKAWTSMGDVLTHMGRQKEAGTAYQKAAGLKPDTPEAWVSQGSALTHLDRHEEALKSFNKAAAMSSNIYEAWLGKANALIRLNRFKESLGAFNQAAKLRPDAYEVWYNTATVYMRLTRYQDALKAFDRAVQINPASSEAWYNKALILGEAMSRPADALMAVQRATALETKETPSARSWDYQGLILSDLERYDDALQAFKKALEIDPGFFSAWHNMGMTLDQAGRPAEAVDAYKKSLSINPDFAVAWYNMASAQAELKDKRGALESLRRAVELNPQIKDWAGSNPDFQPFLSDPDFVMVLRQ
- the modC gene encoding molybdenum ABC transporter ATP-binding protein, giving the protein MKLKVDIRRQVGTFHLDVAFTIEKKTLTAIFGPSGSGKTTILNCVTGVIEPSDGEISIDGKLLYSSANHINLPPERRGMGYVFQEGLLFPHLTVEKNIYYGFRQEDETGHRIVPQAVIDVLDIKDLLGKKPGQLSGGEQQRAAVARALLSNPQLLIFDEPVSALDWGLKSRFLGYLKRVKEEFRVPILYVTHALAEIMNLADEVIVVKNGRVLATGGATSLFHYPDVFPIIESEGLENVLTLKVLSHNTGRGVTELELGRQKLVVPMGGPEPGSNVSAIVRAQDIIVSRERPVGLSARNILKGVVEDISVAGNKAVLYVNLGERVIVEITLESLKELGISKGQTYFFIIKSNAIKVC
- the modB gene encoding molybdate ABC transporter permease subunit, encoding MLSQEELSAIYISMKVAVCSTLLILPPGIFISWVLAKSRIRGKSVIDTLVSLPLALAPVVSGFFLLILISRTGLVGRTLYGEFGIELPFTWYAAVLASALIAFPLLVRVVRVAMEEVDPRLENAARTLGAGPWRVFYTVTLPLAIRGVIAGSILAFTRSLGEFGATIMVAGNIPGKTQTIPLAVFNYVQTGHDEKGIRLVLIATVLAFFALFLAQNISKRTTH
- the modA gene encoding molybdate ABC transporter substrate-binding protein; translated protein: MRERWPLILLLLFLVISFPVVVYAGEESSDEILVFVAASLTDAMKEIKDRFEEEKGGGSKVFLSFGGSGTLYRQILKGAPADIFISASATQADALELEGFVLLDTRKDLLTNTLVVIVSRGGGVKIEQPGDLVRREVGKIAIGEPGSVPAGAYAKEALENLGLWEDLHPKIVPALDVRTVLAYVERQAAGAGIVYKTDALISDEVEVAYEFPEDSHTRIIYPAVILKDTGAGAMAGEFMDFISSAEAIETFESYGFKAAEGS
- a CDS encoding LysR family transcriptional regulator, yielding MPKKMTPRFKVWIEKEGGVVFAEGRKILLEAVDELGSLNAAAKKLGMSYRAAWGKIKATEKRLGVTLLKTSIGGRRGGGARLTKDARKLLNRYNRYKARVKASVEREYKAVFKD
- a CDS encoding cache domain-containing protein; protein product: MAQRPPSSIPPRRRPQEPAKPAADGSPHENKRAKSTSLLIYLIIICFFGNLIPYIITTSVNCAVARSYIRQEAIDHLISVRDIKKRELENYFFERRGDAYQLCTNILFKWAITSYVDAYRRGGMAGGETAGLKGQRYKEVDERYHRILSGFADAYQYYDVLIVDVDGNVVASAKKNPEIGANLLKDEKYRDTTLAKAFDRGKMGLTVTDMEWYDGYNGPAQFVAAPIIKESEDAPLLGVLILFMDGTQINDIMQQRPGLKESGETYLVGQDFLMRSDSRFTTNASEILKLEVDTNPSRKAINEGVTDYGIYRDYRGVKVISAFTPIQISPEVRWALVAEIDKAEALSMEGAMISRVVWMTFAMIPIWVLIIFLFYRIMKQEFLTEE
- a CDS encoding rhodanese-like domain-containing protein — encoded protein: MDRRLVMDCGLVLIICSVFFFGILPFIAGEEAGEAGETMLLGVLFASDNDNEEVAGISPEDAAEGVAEGRFDVILDVRQPAEYKEMHIPGAVLIPLGRLKDEAQTRLNSPDKPVLTYCAVGGRSLQAARVLMDMGYTHVFNLEGGIIAWKEKGYPVVK
- a CDS encoding tyrosine-type recombinase/integrase: MPLRKIALSWYMDDYINGTRVRKKLSKNRDIARRIREDILKKADLSRFGIAPDNYPLSELKEKFFEEVRPRVDPRTFQTYETLVNQAMGYIGGNVPLHQIRHRLNEYFNERQQNGISGRTLNKTLELLKRMLSYGVETNLIPFNPLAGVAKVKEKKKPRRPLTPEEIPLLLEHSDKWRIVWLTFILTGLRKMELVRLQVRDIDRKACTLAVRASKTDAGVRVIHLHRTLQRGLRPLLKGKAPEDSVFTTERGTPLKNNLLRAFRVCLKNAGIPGEGLDLHALRYTFSSLLGSVDVHEKKQQTLMGHRSSVMTSKYTHTYDKDLREAVERISLDIE